From the genome of Pseudomonas sihuiensis:
TAAACGCCCATGCTGAAGGCCCAGAGGATCAGCAGTACCAGCGCCAGGTCATGCTGCAGGCTGCGCAACTCCTTGATGCCGAGGTGCAGGATATTGGCCAGGCGTTCCATCAGACCTCCTGTTTGCGCAGCAGGCTGGCGCTGAGCAGCGTCAGCAGCGGGATGGTCAGTGCCAGGGCGGCGAAGTAGCCGGCCAGGTCCTGCAGCTCCAGTGCCTTGGAGAAGATGCCGCGGCTGATCACCAGAAATTGCGAGGTCGGGTAGAGCTGGCCGATCACCGCGCCTGCGCCTTCCAGCGAGGCGACCGGGTAGATCAGTCCGGAGAACTGGATGGCCGGCAGCAGGGTGACGATGGCGGTGCCGAAGACCGCGGCGATCTGGCTCTTGGTGAAGGTCGACATCAGCAGGCCGAGGCCTGTGGCGCACGCCAGGTAGAGCAGGGCGCCGGCCAGCAGGGTCAGCGGGTTGCCCTTGAGCGGCACGTCGAACACGGTGACTGCCAGCAGCGCCAGGAGGATGAAGTTGAACAGGCCCAGGGCGATGTAGGGCAGTTGCTTGCCGAGCAGGAATTCCAGGCGGGTGACCGGGGTGACGTAGAGGTTGATGATCGAGCCCAGTTCCTTCTCGCGCACCACGCCGAGGGCCGTGAGCATCGCCGGAATCAGCATCAGCAGCAGCGGAATTACTGCCGGCACCATGGCCTTGAGGCTCTCCACGTCCGGGTTGTAGCGATAGCGCACTTCCAACTCGGCGGCGTTGGCTGCTTGCGGCTGCGGCGAACGCCGCGCCAGCTCGCTAAGGTAGTGCTGGTGCAGGCCGTTCACGTAGCCCTTGATGGTTTCTGCGCGGGTCGGCATGGCGCCGTCGATCCACATGCCGATCTGCGGGCTGGCGCCGCGCTTGAGGTCGCGGCCGAAGTTCGGCGGAATCTCCACCGCCAGGCTGATGTCTCCGTTGCGCAGGCGTCGTTCCAGCTCGTCGTAATCGGAGAGCGGCGTTTTCTCCAGGAAGTAGCGCGATCCGGACAGGTTCAGGTGGTATTCCTGGCTGGTGGTGGTCTGGTCGCGATCCAGCACGGCGAAGGTCAGGTCTTCCACATCGAGGCTGATGCCGTAGCCGATGATGAACAGCAGCAATACCGTGCCGAGCAGCGCCATGCCACCGCGAATCGGGTCGCGGCGTAGCTCCAGCGCCTCGCGGCGGGCGTAGCTGAGCAGGCGGCGCAGGCTGAAGCGCTGACGCTGCGCGGGTGGCGCCTGTTCCAGTGGCGGCACCTCGCTGACCGGTTGCACGCCGACGGCCTCCTGCAGGTAGGCGATGAAGGTGGCTTCCAGGCTGTCCAGCCCGCGTTTTTCCATCAGGCCTTGCGGCGTGTCGCTGTCGAGTACCTTGCCGGCGTGCATCAGCGAGATGCGATCGCAGCGCAGCGCCTCGTTCATGAAGTGGGTAGAGATGAAGATGGTCACGCCGTCCTGGCGCGACAGGTCGAGCATCAGTTGCCAGAAGCCGTCACGGGCGACCGGGTCGACCCCCGAGGTGGGTTCGTCGAGGATCAGGATCTCCGGCTTGTGGATCACCGCCACGGCCAGCGACAGGCGCTGGCGGATGCCCAGGGGCAGGCGTTCGGGGAGCATGTCCATGACCTCGCCGAGGTCGAAGCGTGCGGCCATCTGCGTCACACGCGGCTCGATCTCCTCGGCCGGGACATGGAACAGCTGGGCATGCAGTACCAGGTTCTGCCGAACCGTCAGCTCGCCATACAGGGAGAACGCCTGGGACATGTAGCCGACGCGCTTGCGCGTGGCCATGTCGCGCGGGTCGACTGCCTGGCCGAACAGCAGCGCCTCGCCCTCGCTGGCCGGTAGCAGGCCGGTGAGCATCTTCATGGTGGTGCTCTTGCCGCAGCCGTTGGAGCCGAGAAAACCGAAGATCTCGCCACGGCGGATGCGGAACGATACCGAGTCCACCGCGATGAAATCGCCGAAGCGCATGGTCAGGCCCTTGGCTTCGATGGCGATCTCGTTGCTGTCTTGCAGGGGTGGAATGACCACCTGCTGATGGCCGCGGCGGCGTTCCTCGGGCAGCAGGGCGATAAAGGCCTGCTCCAGGCTGACGCTGTTGGTGCGTGCGCGCAGTTCCGCCGGGCTGCCTTCGGCCAGCACGCGGCCGGCATCCATCGCCACCAGATGGTCGAAGCGCTCGGCCTCCTCCATGTAGGCGGTGGCCACCAGCACGCTCATCTGCGGGCGCTGCGTGCGGATGCGCGCGATCAGCTCCCAGAACTGGTTGCGCGACAGCGGGTCGACGCCAGTGGTCGGCTCGTCGAGGATCAGTAGATCCGGGTCATGAATCAGCGCGCAGCACAGCCCGAGCTTCTGCTTCATGCCGCCGGACAACTTGCCCGCTGGGCGCTCGCGGAAGGCCGCCATGCCGGTGCTGCGCAGCAGGTCGTCGATGCACCGTTCGCGTTCGGCGGCGTCCTGGCCGAACAGGCGACCGAAGAAATCCAGGTTCTCGAACACCGACAACGTCGGATACAGGTTCTTGCCCAGGCCCTGCGGCATATAGGCGATATGCGGGCAGACGCGGCGACGATGGCGGGCATCGGCCATATCGCCGCCAAGCACTTCGATGTTGCCTTCCTGAAGCTTGCGCGCCCCGGCGATCAGCGCCAGCAGGCTGGACTTGCCGACGCCGTCCGGGCCGATCAGGCCGACCATGCAGCGGGCTGGCAGGGCCAGGTCGACCTGTTGCAGGGCGTGGGTCTGGCCATAGCGCAGGCCGACGCCAGCCAGGCGTGCGACCGGCGCGTTCATTGCGGAACCTTGATCGCCAGATGTGCAGGCCATTCAGCCTCAGGGTCGAGGCGCAGGTAGGCCATGCCGGGCACACCGGTCTTCACCTGCTGCAGGTGCTTGCTCAGCAGCTCGGGGTCGATGCGCGCCTTGACCCGGAACATCAGTTTCTCGCGCTCGCTGGCGGTTTCCACGGTTTTCGGCGTGAACTGGGCGACGCTGGCGACATAACTGACCTTGGCCGGGATCACGTATTGCGGCGCGGCGTCGATCACCAGGCGCACCTCGCTGCCCAACGCGACGCGGCCGGCCTGGCGCTCGGGCAGGAAGAAGGTCATGTAGACGTCGGTCAGATCCACCAGGTTGAGCAGCTTGCCGCCGGCACCGAGCACTTCGCCGGGTTGAGTGACGCGGTATTGCACGCGGCCGGCGCGTGGAGCCTTGAGCTGGCTGTCGTCGATGTCCACCTGCAGCCTCTCGACGCTGGCGCGGGCCGCTTCGGTCGCCGATTGCGCTTCGATGGCCTGCGACTGGGCTGCAGCTATGCCGGCCTCGGCCGAGCTGACCTGAGCGCGGGCGGCGGCCAGCGCGGCCTCGGCACTCTGCAGGCGGGCCAGATCGTCATCCAGAGTCTGCTGAGGCAGGGCGTTGCGCTTGACCAGCGTGGCGCTGCGCGCGTGACGTTTGCGCGCGGCATCCAGCTCAGCCTGGCGTTGGTGCACCACGGCCTCGGCGGCAAGTTTTTCGCTTTGACGCAGGCTGATCTGGCTGGCGGCGGTGATCTGGCCATTCTCTGCCTGGCGCAACTGGGCACGGGCCTGGGCCAGCTGGGCTTCGAGCACCTGGGTGTCCATGCGCGCGAGAATCTGGCCGGGCTCGACGAAGTCACCTTCGTCGACCTCGATGCTGGCGACGCGCCCGGCGAGTTTGGTCGCCACATCCACTTCGGTGGCTTCGATGCGCCCGTTACCGCTGGCGAAACCCTCGCCCAGCCCCGCCGGGCGCAGTTGCCACCAGGCTGCGGCCGCCAGCAAGGCCAGGCTGGCGGCGAACAGATAGGGCAGGCGGCGTTTTGCGTTGGTCATCTCGGCTTCCCTGTAGCGCCCCATGGCTGGAGGCTTTCACGACATTTCCATTGTCTGCCTGATGCGCCTCAGGGGCCTTGATGCAGGTCAAGCGCGGGGGGCTGCCACAGGCAGGTTCGGTTGCGACCCTCATGCTTGGCACGATACAGCGCCTGATCACCCTGGGCGAGCAGTTCGCCTGGCTGTTCGTCGCTCACTGGGTCGACCACCGTGATACCGATGCTCAGGGTCAGTTGGCCGAACGGGCTGGCCGGGTGATGGATATCCAGGCTGGCGATGGCTGCATGGACGCGCGCGGCGACCTGCTCGGCACCCTCCTGATTGGTGTTGGCGAGAATGATCGCGAACTCCTCGCCACCGTAGCGGCAGGCCGTATCGCCTTCGCGTTGCAGGCTGTCGCGCAGGGCTGCACTGACTCTGCGCAGGGCATCGTCACCGGCGAGGTGGCCGAGTGCATCGTTGTAGGCCTTGAAGTGGTCTATATCCAGCATCAGCAGCGCCAGGGGCGCGTCGAGGCGGCGCAGGCGGCGCCATTCGGCGAGCAGTTGCTGATCGAAGTAACGGCGGTTGTACAGCCCGGTCAGGCCGTCGAGCTGTGACAGGCGCTGCAGTTGCGCTTCCAGTTGCAGGCGCTCGCTGTTGTCGCGGGAAACGGCGATCAGGTATTCGCGGTCATGCAACTGCACCAGTTGGGTGTTGATTTCGGCAGGTTGGCGACTGCCATCGCGGCGGATCAGCTCGCGCTGGAATATCCGCGAGAGGTTGTCGCGCTGCGCCTGGCGCGCCTGCTCCAGCCAGCGGTGGAAGCCTGGCAGGAGTTTCTCCGGATCATCGCGCAGCAGCTCGGCGAACTGTTCAGGGCGATAGCCGAGCGTGGCGTAGGTGGCCTGATTCATGTGCAGCAGCTCGCGGGTGCCGCTGTCGAAGATGAACAGCCCGTCATGGCTGGAGTCGGTCAGGTCCAGCACCAGTTGTAGGCGCTCGCGGTTCTCGCGCAGGCGCTGCTCGGTCTCTTCGCGGCGTTCGGCCTCCAGCTTGAAGCGGCGGTTGGCCAGTTGCAGGGCATGGGCACGACGGCTGTTCTCCAGGGCCAGGGCCAGGGCGGCGACCAGTAGCAGGCTGATCGCCAGGCTGGCGCCGAGCACCACGCCGGGCAAGGGCGACTCGAGCTGGTCGAGCAGTTGCTCGGTGGGGCTCAGGCGCAGACTGAAGTCCTGGTTGTTGAGCAGACTCAGGCCCAGTTGCAGGCTGTGTCGCATATCGGTGTCCGCTGCGCCATGACGGAACAGGCTGTGGCTGTTCTCCAGCAGTTCGAGGTTAAAGGCTTCGCGATCGATCTGGGTGAGCAACTGCAGCATCAGCGGTTCGACGCGAAATACGCCCTGGAGGAAACCGTCGAACACCTTGGTGCCGTCATGTTCGCGGTACAGCGGTGTGTAGAGGACGAAGCCGCGTCCGCCCTGGACCAGATCGAAGCTGTTGGAGAAACGTTGTTCGCCGCTCTCGCGAGCCTCCATCGCCAGTGGGTAATTGGGGTGCTCCGGGTACAGGCGAAAATTCAGCGCCGCTTCGTTGCCGGCCACCGGTAGCAGCCAGCGCATGCGTAGATCGTCGCCGACCCACTGGATGGATTGATAGGCGGGAAAGCCTTGCAGTACGCGCTCCACCTCCTCCCCCCAACTGGCATGCGGCAGGCGGCCCAGGCTGTTCCACAAGCGGGCGATGCGTTCGAGGCTGGCCACCTCCAGGTGCAGCGTGCTCTCCAGCTGACGCGCCAGGCTGCGTGCCTGGTAGCCGATACGCTCATCGACACGCTGTTGCTGTACGGCCTCGATCTGACGCCAAAGCAGAACGCTGGCGCCGCTCAGCACCAGTAACAGGAATGCCAGCGCAAGTCGCGCCGGCCAGGGGGAGGATGCCGGCATGGAAAAACTCCTAAGCTCTGTGTGGTGATAGCACAGTGCCGCATGCGACTCAACGCATGGCGAGAATTGCTGTCCATTCGGCATCGCTCACCGGCATCACCGACAGGCGACTGCCACGTTGTACCAACGCCAGTTCGGCCAGTAGCGGATTGTTCTTCAGGTGCTGCAGCGCCAGCACCTCGTCGAAGGCTTCGACGAACTCGACGTCCAGAGCGCTCCAGGGGTTCTTCTCGGTACTGGCCTTGGGGTCGTGATAATGGCTTTGCGGATCGAGCGCGGTGGGGTCCGGGTAGATCTCGCCGGCAATACGTGCAATGCCGGCGATGCCGGGTTGCGGGCAGCTGGAGTGATAGAAGAAGAACAGATCGCCCGGTTTCATTGCGCGCATGAAGTTGCGCGCCTGGTAATTGCGTACGCCATCCCAGCGCGTTTTGCCCAGTCGTTGCAGGTCGTGGATGGACAATTCATCGGGTTCGGACTTCATCAGCCAATAAGGCATGAACTTTGCTCCTGCAGGTCTGTCCGTAAGCGGACGCTCGTTTGAGGGATATCTCCGACGGCCGGTTGGCGCCGGAAATTGCACAGTGCTTGGCGCTGACGGAAAATGCCCGGCTTAACGCTTGGCGCCGTCGTATTGCACACAACAATAACGCGCGACCAACGCGCGCATTGCCTTGAAGGGGGAGGCAATAGATGAAACGCAAGCCAGATCTTTTGTGGGTTCTCGTCGTACTGTTCAGTCTGGGCGTGGTTACCACGGGTTACACCCAGAGCCTTTGGGAGCGCCAGAGCGAAGCTCCGATCAATGTAACGCAGCAGCCCTGATTCGCGGACTGCCAGCGTAAGCGCCGCAGGGAACGCGGTGCCGCATCTTTCGATTCAATACCACGCCTTGTCCGTCACCGTTGCCTGCAAGGGCACGTCCCAGCTGGCCATCGCCAGTTCTTCCACGCGCTGACATTCATGCGCCAGGCCCAGTAGTGTCGGCATGTGCCAATTTTTGCGCATGCGCAGATAAGCCAGGCTGCGGTCGTAGAAGCCGCCGCCCATACCCAGGCGCCCGCCGCGATCATCGAAGCCCACCAGCGGTAGCAGCACCAGATCCAGTGCCCAGACCTTGCGTTGGCGCTTGGGCTGCGTGCGTGGTTCGAGGATGCGGAAGCGATTGCCCGCCAGTTTCTCGTGCTGGCTGACGCGCTGAAACACCATCTTGGTGCGCGGCCAGGCGCTGAGCACCGGCAGGTAGGTGTGTTTGCCGCGCTTGTGTGCGGCGGCCAGCAAAGGCCTTGGGTCGATTTCGCCATCGTTGGGCAGGTACAGGGCGATGTGCCTGGCGCGGCGAAACTGCGGGCTTTGTGCCAACTGACGATAGAGGTTACGCGCGGCAAGACGTTGCTGGCTGCGGCTGAGTGCACGTCGACGCTGGCGCAGCACGCGGCGCAGTTGCGGGCGACTGAGAGTGGCGGGCGTAGTCATGAAAGGAGGTTCGAACGAGGCGGGTAGCAGCGCTGAAGGTCACTGCTGGAAATGATGACTTCCCGGCGTGCCGCTGTCGGTTTAGCCCTTGAACCCGAAAGTTCAAGGTGGAGGTTGCAGGAGGCGTTAAGGCTTTCCGTCAGGCGGACATGCACACCGGCCCCAACGTGCAACCCCCGTGGTTGTGCGTATCGGCTCAGGGACATCACCGACTGGCGCACACCCCAGGAAGTTGCGCCCAGTATACCCGAACAGAGGGTCTGCGGGGCGGCCTGCGACGAACTGGCAGGCATGGCGGTACTCAGGAACTCGGATCGTCGGCCAGTGCATGGTCGACACGATCGAGTAGATCGCGCACCTGCTGGCGGGTGGAATTGGCGTCCTGATCCAGGCGCTGCTGCTTGTGCAGCAGGTCGTGGGTGATGTTCAAGGCTGCCATCACGGCGACACGGTCGGCACCGATCACTTTGCCGCTGGTACGGATCTCGCGCATCTTGCCGTCCAGGTAGCGAGCCGCACTTTCCAGATTGGCGCGTTCGTCCTGCGGGCAGGCGATGCAATATTCTTTGTCCAGAATGTGGACGGTCACGGTATTCGACTGGGTCATGAGTCCTGCTCCAGGGCTTTAAGGCGCGAAATCATCGATTCGACCTTGTGCCGGGCCATTTCGTTCTTTTCGATCAGATGGGCGCGTTCCTCACGCCAGGCCTGTTCATTCGCCAGCAGGAGTCGGTTGTGAGCCTTTAGCTGCTCGACACGCTGGATCAAGAGTTCCAGCTTGGCGGTCAATGCGTGCAGATCGGCGTCTTCCATGGGCTCTCGCTATGGGAGGGAATGGCTGGACTATATAGGCCTGTCCCGGCTACGGGTCAAACCACGGATAGCAGTGGTGTGATGCAGATGACGGCATCACTCCGGCGGCCTCGGATGGTCTTGGCGCGTCTGCCGGTGCTAGGATACGAGGCCTCCATTCTAGAGATTGCGCCGCCTGGCGCCTAGCTATCTATGTCGATTCCAAGCTCTCCCTACGCCGCCTTCGCCGCTTTGCTCAACAGCGCCGGGCATTCCGTTTCCCCTGCCGAACTGCACGGCCTGCTGCTTGGTCGCAGCTGTGCGGGCGCTGGCTTCGACGCCGATGCCTGGCTGCTCGACGCGGCCGACCTGCTCGGTGGCGAGCCGCAGGACAACGTGCGTCAGGCGCTGATCGGCCTGCAGGAAATGGTCAAGGGTGAGCTGTGCAGCGAAGACGTCACCGTGGTGCTGCTGTTGCCGGATGACGAAACCCCGCTGGCGCAGCGCGCGGTCGCTCTGGGTCAGTGGTGTCAGGGCTTCCTCGGTGGCTTCGGCCTGACCGCTCGCGACGGAGCACTGAGTGCCGAGGCCATGGAAGTGTTGCAGGATCTCTCCGCCATCGCCCAGGTGCAGAGTGCACTGGAAGAATCGGAGGATGGCGAGAGCGACTACATGGAGGTGATGGAGTACTTGCGTGTCGCGCCGCTGCTGCTGTTCACCGAGTGCGCCAAACCTGCGGCGCCTGCTGCCAAACCCTCCCTGCACTGATTTTTCGTCGGAGCCTGCCTTGATCAGCATCCCCAAGTCCGAATATGCCCGTCGGCGCAAGGCGCTGATGGCGCAGATGGAACCCAACAGCATCGCCATTCTGCCGGCGGCGCCGGTGTATATCCGCAACCGTGACGTCGAGCATGTCTACCGTCAGGACAGCGATTTCCAGTACCTCACCGGTTTTCCCGAGCCGGAAGCGGTGATGGCGCTGATCCCTGGGCGCGAGCACGGTGAATATGTGCTGTTCTGTCGCGAGCGTGATCCCGAGCGCGAGTTGTGGGATGGCCTGCGTGCCGGCCAGGACGGTGCGATCAGCCAGTTTGGCGCCGACGATGCTTTCCCCATTGGCGATATCGACGACATCCTGCCGGGGCTGATCGAAGGCCGCGAACGTGTCTATTACGCCATCGGCAGCAATCAGGAGTTCGATCATCGGCTGATGGAGTGGGTCAACCACATCCGCGCCAAGGCGCGCCAGGGCGCCATGCCGCCAAACGAATTCGTCGCCCTCAACCACCTGCTGCACGACATGCGCCTGTACAAATCGGCCGCCGAAGTGAAGGTGATGAAGGAGGCTGCCGAGATCAGTGCGCGCGCTCATATCCGTGCCATGCAGGCGAGTCGCGCCGGCCTGTTCGAATATCACCTGGAAGCCGAACTGGACTACGAATTCCGCAAGGGTGGGGCGAAGATGCCGGCCTATGGCAGCATCGTCGCCGCCGGCCGCAATGCCTGCATCCTGCACTACCGCGAGAATGACGCGGCGCTCAAGGACGGCGATCTGGTGCTGATCGACGCCGGCTGCGAGATCGACTGCTACGCCAGCGACATCACCCGCACCTTCCCGGTCAGCGGTAAGTTCTCGCCCGAGCAGAAGGCCATCTACGAGCTGGTGCTCAAGGCCAACGAGGAGGCATTCAAGTTCATTGCTCCAGGCCGGCACTGGAACGAGGCCCATGAGGCCACCGTGCGGGTGATCACTGCCGGCCTGGTGGAGCTGGGCTTGCTCGAGGGTGATGTTGACGAGCTGATCGCCAGCGAAGCCTACAAGCCTTTCTATATGCATCGCGCCGGCCACTGGCTGGGCATGGATGTGCATGACGTCGGCGACTACAAGGTCGGCGGGCAGTGGCGCGTGCTGGAGGTCGGCATGGCGATGACCGTCGAGCCAGGCATCTATATCGCCCCTGACAACGACAAGGTCGCCAAGAAATGGCGCGGCATCGGCGTGCGCATCGAGGACGACGTGGTGGTGACCAAGACGGGCTGCGAGATTCTCACCAACGGTGTGCCCAAGACCGTTGCCGAGATCGAGGCATTGATGGCGGCCGCGCGCACCGAGGCGGCCTGAGCCCATGTCACGCGTACAGTTGGCCATTATCGGCGGCGGCCTGGTGGGTGCCAGCCTGGCACTGGCCCTGCAGGACACGGCGCGTCAGCGTGGTTGGCGCATCGCCCTGATCGAACCCTTCGCCCCGGGCAGCGAATACCAGCCCAGCTATGACGCGCGCTCTACCGCGCTCTCCTATGGCAGCCGGTTGATCTACGAGCGCCTGGGCCTGTGGCAGAGCATTGCCCAGCGGGCCGAGCCGATTCAGCAGATTCATGTTTCCGACCGCGGCCGCTTCGGCGCCACGCGCCTGCAGGCCATCGAGGAAGGCGTACCGGCGCTCGGTTACGTAGCTGAGAACGCCTGGCTCGGCCATTGTCTGTGGCAGGCGCTGGATGCGGATGTGATCGAGTGGCGTTGCCCGGCCGAAGTGGTCGGCATGCAGCGTCTCGACGACGGCTATCGCCTGACCCTGAACGACGAAACCTGCCTCGACTGCGACCTGGCGATTCTCGCTGATGGTGGGCGTTCCGGCCTGCGTGAGCAGCTTGGTATCGGCGTCAGCAGCAAGCCTTATGGGCAGAGTGCGCTGATTGCCAACGTCAGCCCGCTGGAGGCGCACCGCGGGCAGGCCTTCGAGCGCTTCACCGATGACGGCCCGATGGCGCTGCTGCCCTTGAGCGATAACCGCTGCGCACTGGTCTGGACGCGCGCCGCGGCTGACGCCGAACGTCTGTTGCGCGCCAGTGAGGCCAGTTTTCTCAGCGAGTTGCAGCAGGCCTTCGGTTATCGCCTGGGCGCCTTGCGCCAGGTGGGTGCGCGGCATCTCTATCCGCTGAGCCTGGTCGAGGCGCAGGAGCAGGTGCGTCCGCATCTGGTGGTGCTGGGCAACGCCGCGCACAGCCTGCACCCCATCGCCGGCCAGGGCTACAACCTGTCGCTGCGCGATACTCTGGCGCTGGCCGAGGTGCTTATCGATAGCGAGGCAACACTGGGCGATTTCGCCACCCTGCAGCGTTACCAACAAAGGCAACAGCTCGATCAGCAAATGACCGTCGGCTTCTCCGACCAGGTGACGCGCCTGTTCAGCAACGCGCAGCCGCTGCTGACTGCCGGGCGCAACCTGGGTTTGCTCGGCCTCGACCTGCTGCCGCCGGCCAAACGCTGGTTCGCCCGTCAGGCCATGGGCATGGGAACCCGCAATCTATGATCAGCTCCGCAGAGTGCGCTGTGCGCACCTATAGGGAGTCATGATGCGCACAGCGCAACCTGGGGTTTAAGGAGTGATATGCGAGCGGATCTGATCATCGTCGGCGCCGGTATGGTTGGCAGTACCCTGGCCTTGGCGTTGGAGCACTGCGGTCTGGATATCCTGATTGTCGACGGCAGCCCGCTGAGCGTGGCGCCGTTCGATGCCCGGGCGCCGTTCGAGCCGCGTGTCAGCGCGCTGTCGATGGCCAGCCAACGCATTCTCGAACGCCTGGGCGCCTGGCAGGGCATCGCCACTCGGCGTGCCAGCCCCTACGGCGAGATGCGCGTCTGGGATGGCTCTGGCACCGGCAGCATCCACTTCGCTGCGGCCAGCGTGCATGCCGAGACGCTTGGCCATATCGTCGAGAATCGTGTGGTGCAGGATGCCCTGCTCGAAAGGCTGCACGACAGCCAGATCGGTCTGTTGCCTGGCGCGCGCCTGGAGCAGCTGCGCCGCTCCGGCGATGACTGGCTGCTGACGCTTACCGATGGTCGCCAACTGCGCGCACCGCTGCTGGTCGCGGCCGACGGCGCCAACTCCGCGGTGCGTCGCCTGGCCGGCTGTGCCACGCGCGAATGGGATTATCTGCACCATGCCATCGTCACCAGCGTGCGTTGCGAGCGACCGCACCAGGCCACTGCCTGGCAACGCTTCACCGACGATGGTCCACTGGCCTTCCTGCCGCTGGCAGGGCCTGCCGGCGAGCATTGGTGCTCGATCGTCTGGTCGACTGTGCCGGTCGAAGCCGAGCGC
Proteins encoded in this window:
- the rbbA gene encoding ribosome-associated ATPase/putative transporter RbbA — translated: MNAPVARLAGVGLRYGQTHALQQVDLALPARCMVGLIGPDGVGKSSLLALIAGARKLQEGNIEVLGGDMADARHRRRVCPHIAYMPQGLGKNLYPTLSVFENLDFFGRLFGQDAAERERCIDDLLRSTGMAAFRERPAGKLSGGMKQKLGLCCALIHDPDLLILDEPTTGVDPLSRNQFWELIARIRTQRPQMSVLVATAYMEEAERFDHLVAMDAGRVLAEGSPAELRARTNSVSLEQAFIALLPEERRRGHQQVVIPPLQDSNEIAIEAKGLTMRFGDFIAVDSVSFRIRRGEIFGFLGSNGCGKSTTMKMLTGLLPASEGEALLFGQAVDPRDMATRKRVGYMSQAFSLYGELTVRQNLVLHAQLFHVPAEEIEPRVTQMAARFDLGEVMDMLPERLPLGIRQRLSLAVAVIHKPEILILDEPTSGVDPVARDGFWQLMLDLSRQDGVTIFISTHFMNEALRCDRISLMHAGKVLDSDTPQGLMEKRGLDSLEATFIAYLQEAVGVQPVSEVPPLEQAPPAQRQRFSLRRLLSYARREALELRRDPIRGGMALLGTVLLLFIIGYGISLDVEDLTFAVLDRDQTTTSQEYHLNLSGSRYFLEKTPLSDYDELERRLRNGDISLAVEIPPNFGRDLKRGASPQIGMWIDGAMPTRAETIKGYVNGLHQHYLSELARRSPQPQAANAAELEVRYRYNPDVESLKAMVPAVIPLLLMLIPAMLTALGVVREKELGSIINLYVTPVTRLEFLLGKQLPYIALGLFNFILLALLAVTVFDVPLKGNPLTLLAGALLYLACATGLGLLMSTFTKSQIAAVFGTAIVTLLPAIQFSGLIYPVASLEGAGAVIGQLYPTSQFLVISRGIFSKALELQDLAGYFAALALTIPLLTLLSASLLRKQEV
- a CDS encoding HlyD family secretion protein produces the protein MGRYREAEMTNAKRRLPYLFAASLALLAAAAWWQLRPAGLGEGFASGNGRIEATEVDVATKLAGRVASIEVDEGDFVEPGQILARMDTQVLEAQLAQARAQLRQAENGQITAASQISLRQSEKLAAEAVVHQRQAELDAARKRHARSATLVKRNALPQQTLDDDLARLQSAEAALAAARAQVSSAEAGIAAAQSQAIEAQSATEAARASVERLQVDIDDSQLKAPRAGRVQYRVTQPGEVLGAGGKLLNLVDLTDVYMTFFLPERQAGRVALGSEVRLVIDAAPQYVIPAKVSYVASVAQFTPKTVETASEREKLMFRVKARIDPELLSKHLQQVKTGVPGMAYLRLDPEAEWPAHLAIKVPQ
- a CDS encoding sensor domain-containing diguanylate cyclase, yielding MPASSPWPARLALAFLLLVLSGASVLLWRQIEAVQQQRVDERIGYQARSLARQLESTLHLEVASLERIARLWNSLGRLPHASWGEEVERVLQGFPAYQSIQWVGDDLRMRWLLPVAGNEAALNFRLYPEHPNYPLAMEARESGEQRFSNSFDLVQGGRGFVLYTPLYREHDGTKVFDGFLQGVFRVEPLMLQLLTQIDREAFNLELLENSHSLFRHGAADTDMRHSLQLGLSLLNNQDFSLRLSPTEQLLDQLESPLPGVVLGASLAISLLLVAALALALENSRRAHALQLANRRFKLEAERREETEQRLRENRERLQLVLDLTDSSHDGLFIFDSGTRELLHMNQATYATLGYRPEQFAELLRDDPEKLLPGFHRWLEQARQAQRDNLSRIFQRELIRRDGSRQPAEINTQLVQLHDREYLIAVSRDNSERLQLEAQLQRLSQLDGLTGLYNRRYFDQQLLAEWRRLRRLDAPLALLMLDIDHFKAYNDALGHLAGDDALRRVSAALRDSLQREGDTACRYGGEEFAIILANTNQEGAEQVAARVHAAIASLDIHHPASPFGQLTLSIGITVVDPVSDEQPGELLAQGDQALYRAKHEGRNRTCLWQPPALDLHQGP
- a CDS encoding EVE domain-containing protein → MPYWLMKSEPDELSIHDLQRLGKTRWDGVRNYQARNFMRAMKPGDLFFFYHSSCPQPGIAGIARIAGEIYPDPTALDPQSHYHDPKASTEKNPWSALDVEFVEAFDEVLALQHLKNNPLLAELALVQRGSRLSVMPVSDAEWTAILAMR
- a CDS encoding 5-formyltetrahydrofolate cyclo-ligase codes for the protein MTTPATLSRPQLRRVLRQRRRALSRSQQRLAARNLYRQLAQSPQFRRARHIALYLPNDGEIDPRPLLAAAHKRGKHTYLPVLSAWPRTKMVFQRVSQHEKLAGNRFRILEPRTQPKRQRKVWALDLVLLPLVGFDDRGGRLGMGGGFYDRSLAYLRMRKNWHMPTLLGLAHECQRVEELAMASWDVPLQATVTDKAWY
- a CDS encoding cell division protein ZapA; its protein translation is MTQSNTVTVHILDKEYCIACPQDERANLESAARYLDGKMREIRTSGKVIGADRVAVMAALNITHDLLHKQQRLDQDANSTRQQVRDLLDRVDHALADDPSS
- a CDS encoding TIGR02449 family protein translates to MEDADLHALTAKLELLIQRVEQLKAHNRLLLANEQAWREERAHLIEKNEMARHKVESMISRLKALEQDS
- a CDS encoding YecA/YgfB family protein, translating into MSIPSSPYAAFAALLNSAGHSVSPAELHGLLLGRSCAGAGFDADAWLLDAADLLGGEPQDNVRQALIGLQEMVKGELCSEDVTVVLLLPDDETPLAQRAVALGQWCQGFLGGFGLTARDGALSAEAMEVLQDLSAIAQVQSALEESEDGESDYMEVMEYLRVAPLLLFTECAKPAAPAAKPSLH
- the pepP gene encoding Xaa-Pro aminopeptidase is translated as MISIPKSEYARRRKALMAQMEPNSIAILPAAPVYIRNRDVEHVYRQDSDFQYLTGFPEPEAVMALIPGREHGEYVLFCRERDPERELWDGLRAGQDGAISQFGADDAFPIGDIDDILPGLIEGRERVYYAIGSNQEFDHRLMEWVNHIRAKARQGAMPPNEFVALNHLLHDMRLYKSAAEVKVMKEAAEISARAHIRAMQASRAGLFEYHLEAELDYEFRKGGAKMPAYGSIVAAGRNACILHYRENDAALKDGDLVLIDAGCEIDCYASDITRTFPVSGKFSPEQKAIYELVLKANEEAFKFIAPGRHWNEAHEATVRVITAGLVELGLLEGDVDELIASEAYKPFYMHRAGHWLGMDVHDVGDYKVGGQWRVLEVGMAMTVEPGIYIAPDNDKVAKKWRGIGVRIEDDVVVTKTGCEILTNGVPKTVAEIEALMAAARTEAA